From Rhineura floridana isolate rRhiFlo1 chromosome 12, rRhiFlo1.hap2, whole genome shotgun sequence:
TCCCAATCCCGGCTGCAGGAGGACCCAGGGCAAGTATGTGCTCTGGACCAGAGATATCCAACTGTCCAGATGTcatggactacaatgcccatcagtccaagccagcatggctgatggtcagagatgatgaagtTGTAGgtcacatctggaggacaccaggatgGCTACCTTGCTCTGGACACTGCCTGAGGATATTGTATGCTGATGCTGGGCCTAATACCACCCCTGCCCTGGACTGAATTTCAGCAGGGGTACTTGAAagtagggctttttttgtgacagtacgcACCGATATAGAGTactagcacctctttttttgctgcccatagcagccattaTTTGCTGGCACTAAGGATgagatccgttggccagtgctgcTTCAAAACCATTCCGTCAATCGAACAGGccagtatcgatttgagttcgTTGTTTGTCCACTTATCAATCCTTTTACCAATCTGTCTTTTTTCCCTCCACAAAAATATTACTATTAATATCAGTAATTTTAAAgggaatattgataaatgaatggAAATATTGATGAAATGATCATtcttttagaggcagatttttttaacaaaccctttttgaaaatagctgcagtaAATTGCTACATAAGAATCCGATCTGcaatgacagagaataagcaaattaatggaaaatttggtgccaaatccaaattggactgaattctagcacatctctagcTGGCATCCACAACATTTATCAATATATGAATACAGGTtcctcattttttacaaaaaaaaagcactgcttcAAAGTATACCCAGGACAGGAGAGAGTCCCCTTCCCGCCATCTCATTTGGATTCTGCTTCTGTCTTATGAACAACAGATTTCAACACAAGTGCAACAGCCTATGTGCTCTGTAGCCTTCGCCAATTCTCAAATTTTTAATGCATGTCCACAGAAGCCAAATTTCACAGCTGTGTTCTGTATCAGTGCTCCAAGCAGGAACAAAGCAGAAATGCTGTTGTTTTGGGGATGTTGTGGTGGTGGGGACCTCCCGGCAGGCCCAGTAAGCAGGCAAGCCCCTCTTTGCAATGCTCCACAGCCTGGCTGAGTTTCAGGACCTCACAGAGTTTTTTGGGAAAGTGGAGCAGGCAGAGTTTGAAATGAATCTTCCTTTTctccaagcaaacaaacaaaacatttctcAGATGCAGATTGAGGAGATCCAACTAGCACTAACCAACAGCAGGTGGATTTCTTAGGGAGTTACCCAGCAGTCCGAAATTTGAGTGACGAACATCTATCTTCTTTGCAACATTGGGTGGATTTTTGTCCCAGCAACTGATACATCTTCTGCGCTCCCCCAGAAATGTCTTTGCTCATGTTTGGTGTGAGATGGTAGATGAAGGAGCAGTGAGGCTAAATAATCCAATATGTTTCTTTCAGGTTACCCATCCAGGGTTTCTTTGCAACAAGAGATACTGAAACAAGGACCTCATCTGTTACATTTATATGCTGTCCTTTCTCCaaagttgctggaaaatgcaggaggggagagtgctcttgtgctcaggtcctgtttgcgggcttccccgagGCATCCACTTGGCcattctgagaacaggatgctggactagaatgggtcagtggcctgatccagcaggctctttttatgtctcCAGGCAAACATGTCAATACCAAAACATTGCAATGAAAACTTCTAAAAACAACATTTGAAAAACAGTTAAGGACTCCTAAAAACAATCACCTACTCTCAAAACAAATGATTTCCAGGGGGCATAGCCGATTAACATCTACTCAtagcagacccaatgaaattaatagacctgccTTAGCCAtgcttattaatttcagtgggtcttccccGAGTGGAACTAGCACTGGATATAGTTCAGGGTTGCCAGGGACAGGACttccagccatcaaatgcctgggtaaacaggaatgttttaaattttccccTAAAAGTTAATACTGAGGGAGAAAGACACACCTCgcttgggagggcattccacaaacagactAGGGTGGATCAAGAGGTTCTGCAGCCAGCATTTTTAATGCTGAGGGGTGGAGGGAACACCATTTAAAGTGCTCAGGTCCCTCTGCAAACCCCTTTCCTGCTTCATTCTTGAGAATGATGAGATAAAAAAATATTGAGGGATTGGAACTGGCAGCATCTGATTCAGGCTCTTAGCCAGTATGCTACACCAGTTGACAGtgtaggggaagggccgtagctcagtggtagagcatctgccttgcatgcagaaagtcccaggtccaatcccccatgtatggctgggagagacccgtctgaaatgctggagagctgctgtcagtcagtgcagggTAGGCAATACTGTGCCAGATAATAAtactgagctcaattcaaagtgctggttttgacctataaagccttatgcggctCAGGAACTCAAAATCTCAAGGAccccctctccccatatgaaccggCCGGGACCCTGCatttgtcatctgaggcccttcttcgtgTGCCTCCTCCAcatgaggctgagagagtggCAAAGTAAGAGTgagccttttccgtggtggccccccagCTGTAGAATGTCCtctccagggaggcatgcctggcgccttctctgtctaTCTTTAGGCGCCAAGCAAGtatcttccttttcactcaggcctttagtatgctgtcttagtccttttcatttgtgttttaaattttgtatattgtatgttttaaaatttattttatattgtatgtttttaaaatgtgctgtAAGTTGCCTAAAAACCACTGGGTATGGCACGACTaaccaattaaataaataataataaacaataacaatagatggaccaatggtctgactcaggataaggcagcttcctatgttcctatatttaGCTTATACacatgcagataaatataaattcaaatacTAATAATTGTAATTAATATTATGGAACCCATGGATGCAGTGCAACCATTTGGGGAAGTGTGATGCACAAGCCTCTTTATGTGGAGGCCCTTAGATTACAAAACCCATGATGTAGTGCAACTGTGAGCAAAATGCACATACAAATCTGGGGCCTTTACTGGTAGACAGGAATTTATATTTTTGAAGCAGGGTACAAGCAGAACCAGCTGGACTCTGAAAGAACAGATAGATATGCTgtaaccccccctccccacataGTGTGCGGAAAAGAGATTTGTAAACCTAGCTTGTCCTGTGAGTTTAGCACACATTTACATGGAACTGTGCCAAGCCTGTTCAATATGTTCTATTTGCTACTTGCCGCCCCATTAAAAATGGTACGTTTAAGCATGGTTTCTTTGACTAAtcaagccttccccaacctgctgcctttcagatgttttggactacaactcccatcagccccagagtctggggctgatgggagttgtagtccaaaacatctggaaggcgccaggttggagaaggctggtaaTCCCTGGCACACCCATTGGGTCTGCTGTTCTCTCCAGCATCTATCGTTTGGGCAGCTCCTCTTCCACTCTGATGAGGCTTCTGGAGAGGCATCTCTGCAAGCCTCAAAGGGAGCCTCCACTCTGAACATGTCAGCAGAGGAAGAAAACTCCCCTCCATATGAGTTTGAAAGCAGGAATGCAGCCCACTGgaacataaaaataaacaaacaaaccagtaaGGCTCCTGCTGAACAATATATGGTCTCCATCTGATTTATCACAAAATGAACAAGACTGGAGGGCATCCGAAGGAGCGTCCACCCCTAATTAATATGTCCAACTGCTGCTATGGCTAGCTAGCTGCCAgggaaatggggtgggggtaTGCTTGGAGATGATCCCACTCTTGTCCGCCCTCTGTCATCTTTTTTCATGGCGATAGGAAACTGCTTCCAGGCCAGGGGCAGACTGACCTCAGTCTTGCTGTGTAGCTCTTTCATTACTTCTTAATCAGAAGGCAGCCCCAGTGGGTTGGGAGTGGGACTCTCTGCCAGGTAAgcgcatgtattggattgcagcctaaaagaagCCAAAAGGACACCAGTTAGTCTTCCAGTTTTatctgtttgtgtgcatgtgtatgtgtgtgtaaagtaccagtccaaaaaaagaaaaaaagatgcttAGCAGATCACTGGGTTCAGAAATTATTTTATAATCACAGAAACAGGGCCCCCAAAACtgttttcagtgtgtgtgtgtgggacgatgtgtgtgtgttgtaaagcACTCTGCTGTACCTACCAGCTTTCAACATATACCTGCATCTACATATTTAATGGACAAATAACAGAAGCTGCCACATAGCTGAAATGAGTTTAACGGAATTGTACATAAActtgaattaaaaaaagaaagaaaattatgaaCTAGCCATGTATGAGAGCAAACTTACGGAGCATCTATCAGCCCTGACTACAAGAACAATCTTTTTTTTGTGGtcattggtgtgtgtgtatgcgctGTGCCCACCTGCCTCTGGGGTCCGTGCACAGCAGGGATGGGTAGGTGGTTGTTATGTAGAGGTGAGAGGATTGTATTGTTCCTATGCTTAGAGACATCCTAATCTTCACGATTGCTTTACACATTCCAGGGCTGAGCTCTGACCCTGACAATAGGTTCAGGGGCTCAACATGAGCTCAAATTAAGCCTGAGCTCTTGGCTGTTCTGGATTCCTGTCTTTTTCCTCTCCAGCCTTGTCCTTGACTTATTTGCCAAAGACTTTATATGCCAAGGTAAAGAGCCAAGCGCACACCTGCAGACAGGTAAAAACAGGTGACCCATTGCTCCTGGTTGTGGTCCCGTCCAGTAAGCAAacctctgtgtgcatgtgtgagaacATCTGGGTGCTGGGTCTTTTACAAGGTTTGCTTTTGGAAGCTCTCCAGGATTGTTCTGCCTTCCTTGCAGCCTGGTGTTGCTGTTGGTATTATagtgatatcccacctttcctccaaggagctcaaggcggtgtacaaacatggtcctcTTCCTTCCaattatatcctcacaacaaccctgtgaaggtaggctaggctgagggaCTGTgacctgcccaaggtcacccagtgagctttcctggctgagtgggaatttgaaccctggtctcccaggcctaatccagcactctaacaactacaccacactggctttgcaACAACCAGCCAACTAGCCGGTTTCCTTGGCTTATGGGATGCTCTACTGTGACCCAATTAAAAAGCAAGCTCTTTAGATTTATCTTAAGTCCCTGCAGTCATGTAGGTGTGGATTGGAACTATTTGGGTTCAAACTTTCATATAAAGCACATTTTATatgaaatcctgggaactgtagtttgttaagggtgctgggaatggtagacctgtgagggataaactaatgttcctaggattcttttggcAGCCGCGGTGGCCGTGGCATAGGAGTGCTTTAaacgtgttttaaatgtatatgtTGTGTAAGCACCCTTGCAGGTTAACTGCAGTGGATCTCGCTTAAAGGGTGCAACCCTAAACCCACACTGAATGCAGATGAATGGGGAGGGGCAGAAAAGGGTTAGGGTGGGGGTCTTATTCACCCCCCAAAATACATCTCCAAGCAGAAATGCCTAAGAAGGCTAGGAACGAAAATCTGAGCCTCAATCTCTCAAATTCACatccacaaatacacacacacacacatctatattAAGTTCCCTTGAACTCCGCTGCGGCACGTCGGCTgccatcctaaccccacttaccggACAGCATCTGagcaaaccccactgaactcaacacgACTTACTCCTGGCGCTGCTCATTTCCTTTTGAGCACAAGGGCAGAGGACCGGGCTACCCGAACACAACCCTCCAAGCAAAGGGGGCTTCCCTTCCGCGTAAATGTGTGCATGCCCCGTCGGTAAGCACGCTGCTGTAGTTTGCAAATCTTTCGCGCCCTCCCTCGGGAACCATTTTCCTTAGGCTCCGGCGCTGATTCCCAATATGCAGGCATAAAAGCCAGCTGCAATTGGAGGCAGTCCCCCCTCCACCCTCTCCCcaccttactagggagtaagcgtGCACAGGATCGCGCTGCCCGGTCGCAACACCACGCGTGCTTATTGGAAAGCCGGCCAGATGCAAACCAGCCAAGCTTCTTTCCGAGGAAACGCGGTCAACGGCCGGCAGCGAATGGAGCGCCGCTCTTGCTGCccgaaagaaaaaaaaaacacggCCTGGGCGCGCAGTCTCCTCCTCAGCTGcggcgccccccccccccccgcgcagAGGCTCCGGGCTTCAGCCTCGAAGAGGGGAGGTGACCCGCGCAGCCTGGAAACGAGGACCCACCAGGGACGCCATTGGCTAATTGAGCCCGTGAGTGACACTTgtagaggagggaaggagggggagagggagggggaaaggggagggaaggaggggagagggagggggagagggagggggaaaggggagggaagcagcCCGGCGCTGATTGGCTGGTGGGGGAAAGGGGTTCAGAAACTCTCGGGAAGAAAGTACTCTTTGGTGGTCATCCTCGGGTCCTGCTGTTGCTTTGTAATCTGGAAGGGGGTTCGGGCAAGGAGCGAAGCGGGGCGGTTTGCTTCCCCCGCCTGTCCCCTTGGAGGCAACGTGGGGGAAGAGCTTTGGAAGAGCCGCTGCAGCTGCAGTTGCAATTGCCGCACCAGCACCCTGCTAATTCTTTGGTTGGTGAAGCATCATCAAGTTAGAACAGTAGGAAAAGAAGGCAAGAGCAGGCAGTGTGGTGACAAGCAGCCCCCATCTCCGGGGATTTGCTTTTTATTTCCTTCCCAGCATGGACACAGCCTGTTTGTTGCTGAGAGGCCCCGCCTGGAAGGTGCCCAGGGTGGCCCTGGTGGCCTTTGGGGTCCTCCTTCTGCCTGGCCTTGTCAGAGCCAACGAATATGACTATGTCAGCTTCCAGTCTGACATCAGCGCCTACCAAAGCGGGCGATTCTACACCAAGCCCCCGCAGTGTGTGGCCATCCCGGCTGACCTGCGTTTGTGCCACAGCGTGGGCTATGACAAGATGGTCTTGCCCAACCTCCTGGACCATGAGACCATGGCCGAGGTGAAGCAGCAAGCCAGCAGCTGGGTGCCATTGCTCAACAAGAACTGTCACATTGGCACCCAGGTCTTCCTCTGCTCCCTGTTTGCCCCGGTCTGCTTGGACCGGCCCATCTACCCCTGCCGTTGGCTCTGCGAGGCTGTGCGCGACTCCTGTGAGCCCGTCATGCAGTTCTTTGGCTTCTACTGGCCTGAGATGCTCAAGTGCGACCAGTTCCCACAGGATGACGTGTGCATCGCTATGACTGCCCCCAATGCCACGGAGGCGTCCAAACCTCAAGGTAAGGGGCCACCACGAGTGGCATCTTTTTCCGACAAGAAGCCAGGCAGGAGTCCTGGGGAGCAGCCCTTCTTCATCGGGCAGGTGCAGGACTGAGCCAGGCTGAGATGGCCCCTTTGGATGGCAGATTTGGGGTGGCAGGGTGGGAGACAGGCAGCTTGGACCCACTTGGGAAGCTCTTGTGGATTTGGGGGAAGGGCATGTGCTTTTCATGTGAAGATCTACTCCCCCAGCATCTTTATGTCAAGCTCTCTGGGCTTGGAAAGACTCATATCTGTGGGAAAGATGGagcagatcagggatagccaatgtggtgccctccagatgttgctggactccaacttccatcattcttgactattggccatgttggtttggactgatgggagttggagtccaacagcgttgggaaggcaccacattggctaaccctggAGTAGACAGTCCAGGGTtagatgggcaaatagtctgactcagcataaggcaggtGTAGTTAATGAGGACCCAAgaagaggggaagggctgtagctcagtggcagagcaccccctttgcatgccaaagatcccaggtttaatccccggcatccccaggtagggctgagaaagactcctgtttgagatcttggagagcagctgccaatcagtgtagacaacactaaggTAGATGGATTGATGGTTTGACTTTGTGTATGGCAGCTTGCTAAGAGTTGTGCTGGATCAAAGCGAAGATAACATCTAGTCCAACCTTTGCCAActtgctggctgatgctgatgcgagttgtagtctgaaaacaTCTGCAAGGTGCCAGGGTTGGCAGGCTGATCTAGTCCAGTGTTCTGTTTCCCAAAAATGGCCAGTCAGATGCTTCCGCCACTAATGGTTGCTGTTGATCATCTCCTCCTCATCCTTCCCGTTGAAAGTCAAAGCAGTGGTTGTCACCAGATGGCACAGACAGGTTCTAGGGATGCAATAACccttcagttttggttctctccgtttctcatttttctaatcttaaattcagttctccagatttgtGCAGCTACTTGtgatctttttttgaaaaaaaccaaaatcctcatgacaacccttcagcattttagtgcgaatttctcccaataaatacatttttgtatgcaattttgactaatgtagatatttttacaagcaattatccttatataatgcatttttgtatgttgttttcaccagtatattcatgtttatgcccactttcccctaatatatccatttttgtaaatatcgcatggttggtgaactgcatcactaaatttggataagtatgagttttgaaggatggctgtgtttcggttctcatatcgttggggaaagtgcaaatttgatcaatttggctttaaatgcgaactgaataatatttctcccccatccctcatctGGTTCTGCTGAGAGCTAGTACAGTATGACAACTTAGAGACTGCCTGCTAACTGTTGGACCAAGACATCCCTGGCATAAATCTTGCCTCCGCCATGAGAAATATGTGTGATCCTTATGTACACTTtatggacttgcttccaagtaaaacatgcataggctttattatttattttatttattcttatatatcccacctttcctccaaggagctcaaggtggcatacatggttttcctccttctctattttattctcacaacaaccctgtgaggtaggttaggctgaaagactgtgattggcccaaggtcaccctgcaagcttcatggctgtgtgcagatctgaactctggtctcccaggtcctagtcgaaCACTCTAACCATTTGACCATGCTGGCTCACACTGACTTGAGTTTAAGAAAAGGTGCTCTCTTTCGCCGCTCCCCCTGCATGTTAGAGATTATAATAATACTAAGCTACCATTCaaggttgttgtaaagattaccAAGATGGCCTGTTTTAAGAAGTTTGAAGAAATGCCATGTGGCagtaatgaaatggaaatggactgccttcaagtcgataccgacttacggtgaccctataaataaggatttcatggtaagcggtttcccattgcctccctctgaggctagtcctccccagctggctagggcctgctcagcttgccacagctgcacaagccagccccttccttgtccgcaactgccagctggggggcaactgggctccttgggactctgcagcttgcccatggctgcacaggtggcagggcacgtaacccctgagccactccctgtgggggtgatctttagctggcgctTGACGCCCAGGAGccacgagtggggatttggactcccagactctggactcccagccaggctctcctccccactgtgctataccaaatGATCTTTTTAGAAATGCCAAAGAGcatcaaagaatcctaggaactatggtttgtaaagggtactgagagttgttaggagacccctatttccctcacagagttacacatctcagagttccctgggggaaAGGATTGATaggtaaaccaccctgggaactgtagctctgtgaggttacaataacaagctacagttcccaggattcgtttggggaagccatgactgtttaaagtggtatgatactgctataAATGTAAGGCGAAAACACGGCCAAGTTTATGGAAGCTCagagggagagcatctgctttgtatgcagacagtccaaagttcaatctctggaatctctgggtagggctgggagagatctttgcctgaaatcctggagagctgctgccagtcagtgtagacaatactgagctagatggatctatgctctgacttggtataaggcaggttcctgtgttcTCTTGTCCAAGCCCCTCTGAAATgggcttaaaaatgtaaatgtactgccttcaagtcgattccgacttatggtgacgttatgaacagggtttttatgaggctgagaggcagtgactggcctaaggtcacccagtgagcttcatggctgtgtggggattcaaaccatggtctcccaggtcgtagtccaacaccttaaccactatgccacactggctctctcgaaATGGGCTTGACTGCTTGAAATGGGCTCCTGGGTTGGCCGCGTTCAGTTCAATGAGGCTATAGAACTAGTGGATGAGTGCCATTTGGATTTTCCATCTCGAGCTACCTTGGATTAATCGTGGAGCCGCTGTGGTTCTGCAGTTTGGAGCTTGGCTTTACATTCTGCCTTCCCAACAAAAGGCAACATGCATCGAAATAAAAACAACTGCATTAAAACCCAGCATAATAACATGATGGCACAGAATAACAATAGAAAGTCAAATTGAATAGGAAAAAGCAATTGGCTAAGTGGTGCGCCTTTCCAAAAGGCTTGCGGAAAAGCAAGATTTTAACAGACTTTAAAGGCCTGTTCTAAAACTCATCAGCAAGGAATCCAGGCAAATCTCCCTTGAGAGGGTGTCCCAAAAGTTTGGCACCACTACTAAGAAGGCCCTGCTGTGTGTAACTGCCCACTGCACCTCAGATtggggttggggaacctcaggctggcCTCCAAGCCTCTTTAACTGGCCCTTGGACTCTCCCTCAGCCACAAACCCTCCCTAGCCACACTTTACTGGCCTTGCTTTGGACCCTccttgtgtccttgaactctcacAATGGCTCCTGTTCGTCTGCATATAGGATAGAGAGGGGAGTGTGAAGAAActagtacaaaggtaaaattcacgtttgttgctctgcccacttttgcctctgcccctgcccaccactggcttgtggcTCCCGGAAGGTTACCTAGAAGGAAATGTAGACTTCAggcaaaaaaaggttccccacctttgcatCAGATGACGGGAGGCTGCCAAAGGAGGACTAGCCAATAgctgagcatctgccttccatgcgGAAGAtctctggtagggctgggaaggacccctGCCTCAAACTCTGGAGATACCACCACCAATCCAGGTAGATAacgctgagcttgatggaccaattgCCCGTGTTATGACAGCTCACTGTGTTCCTTGTGGTTGGGGAAAGGTTTCAGCTCGGTGACAGAGcccatgctttgcttgcagaaagtcccagattcttTCACCTGGAAACTtctggtagggttgggaaagtgaCGTCCATCCTGGAGAGCTACAGCCAGTCTGTGGAaaaaatactgaggtagatgaacAAATGGTTGGGCTCAGATTGAGGGAGCTTCCTGTATGACAGAAGGTGAGATCTGGCTCCAAACCATTTGGGGATTTAAAGATCAATGCCAGGACATTGAACTGGACCCAGAGaccaactgggagccagtgaagtttttattttattttatttatgagagTATTTAAGAACTGCCAACTCATTAAAaagatcaaggtggtgtacaaaaaaaaatcattaaaatatcacaaaactATAGCATCATCAAATACAGAGCAAATCACAAATGCTGAATCAGATTATTGATA
This genomic window contains:
- the SFRP1 gene encoding secreted frizzled-related protein 1; this encodes MDTACLLLRGPAWKVPRVALVAFGVLLLPGLVRANEYDYVSFQSDISAYQSGRFYTKPPQCVAIPADLRLCHSVGYDKMVLPNLLDHETMAEVKQQASSWVPLLNKNCHIGTQVFLCSLFAPVCLDRPIYPCRWLCEAVRDSCEPVMQFFGFYWPEMLKCDQFPQDDVCIAMTAPNATEASKPQGTAVCPPCDNEMKADAIVEHLCASEFALKMKIKEVKKENGDKKIIPKKKKPLKLGTIKKKDLKKLVLYLKNGADCPCHQLDNLNNQFLIMGRKVKTQYLLTAIHKWDKKSKEFKKFMKKMKSPECPTFQSVFK